The following are encoded together in the bacterium genome:
- a CDS encoding cytochrome P450 yields MDIQHIPLDQIDVISARLYGEHGYPHDAWTRLRRESPVHWSQPEGYRPFWAITKHADIIEVSSQPEIFRSAGRFILFPEAASGFGPSMEEEPPLRMLVNMDPPEHREYRKLVSAWFTPRGIQRLRQRLEEITAELFDDLAGDGGSREGDFVTDIAARQPLRMITEMLGIPRQREDFVLRITNENFGIEDPEFARQGDTREDRLGFLQEAFAFLSEITEDRRRQPRNDLSSVLANATINGEPVPQFELFSLYFLVMVAGHDTTRNAISSGLLALLAHPDQLAALRRAPRLVATGADEIVRWTTPVNHFSRTATRDYVLRGQQIRAGDSVALFYASANRDEEVFADPFAFRLDREPNPHLGFGVGEHFCLGAHLARLDLEVFWRQFAERVESIELTAPPQLLHASFVGGPKHIPVRYRIRPR; encoded by the coding sequence GTGGACATCCAGCACATTCCCCTCGATCAGATCGACGTCATCAGCGCCCGCCTCTACGGCGAGCACGGGTATCCGCACGACGCCTGGACCCGGCTGCGCCGCGAGTCGCCCGTGCACTGGAGCCAGCCCGAGGGCTACCGCCCGTTCTGGGCGATCACCAAGCACGCCGACATCATCGAGGTCTCGAGCCAACCAGAGATCTTCCGCAGCGCCGGCCGCTTCATCCTCTTCCCCGAGGCGGCGTCCGGCTTCGGCCCCTCGATGGAGGAGGAGCCGCCGCTGCGCATGCTGGTGAACATGGATCCGCCCGAGCACCGCGAGTATCGCAAGCTGGTGAGCGCGTGGTTCACGCCGCGCGGCATCCAGCGCCTGCGGCAGCGGCTGGAGGAGATCACCGCCGAGCTGTTCGACGACCTGGCGGGCGACGGCGGCAGCCGCGAGGGCGACTTCGTCACCGACATCGCCGCCCGCCAGCCGCTGCGGATGATCACCGAGATGCTGGGCATCCCGCGCCAGCGCGAGGACTTCGTCCTGCGCATCACCAACGAGAACTTCGGCATCGAGGATCCCGAGTTCGCGCGCCAGGGCGACACCCGCGAGGACCGCCTCGGCTTCCTGCAGGAGGCGTTCGCCTTCCTGTCGGAGATCACCGAGGACCGCCGCCGCCAGCCGCGCAACGACCTCTCGTCGGTGCTCGCCAACGCCACCATCAACGGCGAGCCGGTGCCGCAGTTCGAGCTGTTCTCGCTCTACTTCCTGGTCATGGTCGCCGGCCACGACACCACCCGCAACGCCATCTCCAGCGGACTGCTGGCGCTGCTCGCGCACCCCGACCAGTTGGCGGCCCTGCGCCGCGCCCCGCGACTGGTCGCGACCGGCGCCGACGAGATCGTGCGCTGGACGACGCCGGTGAACCACTTCTCGCGCACCGCCACCCGCGACTACGTGCTGCGCGGCCAGCAGATCCGCGCCGGCGATTCCGTCGCCCTCTTCTACGCCTCCGCCAACCGCGACGAGGAGGTGTTCGCCGACCCGTTCGCCTTCCGCCTCGACCGCGAGCCCAACCCGCACCTCGGCTTCGGCGTCGGCGAGCACTTCTGTCTCGGCGCCCATCTCGCCCGCCTCGACCTCGAGGTCTTCTGGCGCCAGTTCGCGGAGCGCGTCGAATCGATCGAGCTCACCGCCCCGCCGCAGTTGCTGCACGCCAGCTTCGTCGGCGGCCCGAAGCACATTCCGGTGCGCTACCGCATCCGCCCGCGCTGA
- the psd gene encoding phosphatidylserine decarboxylase (Phosphatidylserine decarboxylase is synthesized as a single chain precursor. Generation of the pyruvoyl active site from a Ser is coupled to cleavage of a Gly-Ser bond between the larger (beta) and smaller (alpha chains). It is an integral membrane protein.): protein MSSHRIALALLRALPTHALSRGAGWLAARRLPRPLRAPAVRAFGRAVGVDFSEVAEPLEAFESVQAFFTRRLRDGVRPIDAAPDALVSPCDGAWGAAGRIEQGQLLQVKGRHYDCAALLGDAAAAARFEGGAFATLYLSPRDYHRFHAPCAGRVRRAVHIPGALWPVNRIGVEGIAGLFAVNERLCAFLSVAGASEELALVAVGATMVGKVRVTFDDLTTNRRTRALEARGYGDGIPLAKGEEWGRFEFGSTIVLVAAPGLLTLDVQPPGTAVRLGQRIGTLHR, encoded by the coding sequence ATGTCATCGCACCGGATCGCCCTGGCGCTGCTCCGGGCGCTGCCCACGCACGCGCTGTCGCGCGGCGCCGGGTGGCTGGCGGCGCGCCGGCTGCCCCGCCCGTTGCGCGCCCCGGCGGTGCGCGCGTTCGGCCGTGCGGTGGGCGTCGACTTCTCCGAGGTCGCCGAGCCGCTCGAGGCCTTCGAGAGCGTGCAGGCCTTCTTCACCCGTCGGCTGCGCGACGGCGTCCGGCCGATCGACGCCGCCCCGGACGCGCTGGTGTCGCCCTGCGACGGCGCCTGGGGCGCGGCCGGGCGCATCGAGCAGGGACAACTGCTGCAGGTCAAGGGCCGGCACTACGACTGCGCCGCGCTGCTCGGCGATGCCGCGGCGGCGGCGCGGTTCGAGGGCGGCGCCTTCGCCACGCTCTATCTCTCGCCGCGCGACTACCATCGCTTCCACGCCCCGTGCGCCGGCCGGGTGCGGCGTGCCGTCCACATTCCGGGGGCGCTCTGGCCGGTGAACCGCATCGGCGTCGAGGGCATCGCCGGTCTGTTCGCGGTCAACGAACGGCTCTGCGCCTTCCTCTCCGTCGCCGGCGCGAGCGAGGAGCTGGCGTTGGTCGCCGTCGGCGCCACCATGGTCGGGAAGGTTCGGGTGACCTTCGACGACCTCACCACCAACCGCCGCACCCGCGCGCTGGAGGCGCGCGGCTACGGCGACGGCATTCCGCTCGCCAAGGGCGAAGAGTGGGGCCGTTTCGAGTTCGGATCGACGATCGTGCTCGTCGCCGCCCCCGGCCTGCTGACCCTGGACGTCCAGCCCCCGGGCACCGCCGTGCGGCTGGGCCAACGCATCGGCACCCTCCACCGCTGA
- a CDS encoding TetR/AcrR family transcriptional regulator produces the protein MGARTSSARLPRRGDRRRARSRATRAAVVEALLALLEAGDQQPSMPRIAARAGVSVRSVFQHFADREALYAAVSDRQTARIAALRAAIDPGLPLAERAAALAAQRARMFALIAPVRRAALLIAGTSPAIAGRLAALRGAQRREAGRVFAAELRRLPPPERRRRAAVVAALCGFSTWHVLRVHQGLSARAAERAVAEGLVALLGT, from the coding sequence ATGGGTGCAAGAACTTCGTCGGCGCGGCTGCCGCGCCGTGGCGATCGCCGGCGCGCCCGCTCGCGGGCGACCCGGGCCGCGGTGGTCGAGGCGCTGCTGGCGCTGCTCGAGGCGGGCGATCAGCAGCCGTCGATGCCGCGCATCGCCGCCCGCGCCGGCGTCTCGGTGCGGTCGGTCTTCCAGCACTTCGCCGACCGCGAGGCGCTCTACGCGGCGGTGTCGGACCGGCAGACGGCGCGCATCGCCGCGCTGCGCGCCGCCATCGACCCCGGCCTGCCGTTGGCGGAGCGGGCGGCGGCGCTGGCGGCGCAGCGGGCGCGGATGTTCGCGCTCATCGCGCCGGTGCGTCGCGCGGCGCTGCTGATCGCCGGCACCTCGCCGGCGATCGCGGGTCGACTGGCCGCCCTGCGTGGCGCGCAGCGCCGCGAGGCGGGGCGCGTCTTCGCCGCCGAGCTGCGCCGCCTGCCGCCGCCGGAGCGCCGCCGGCGGGCCGCGGTCGTCGCCGCCCTCTGTGGCTTCTCCACCTGGCACGTGCTGCGCGTCCACCAGGGACTGAGCGCCCGCGCCGCCGAGCGCGCCGTCGCCGAGGGGCTGGTGGCGCTGCTCGGAACGTGA
- a CDS encoding MBL fold metallo-hydrolase, which translates to MKRLALLLILLAASGCDRILQRQVEKGIERDTALLESPDMTVILCGTGSPLADPQRAGACTAVIAGGQLVMVDAGPGSWETLDLTKVPTGKLSAVLLTHFHSDHIGDLGEAITQSWIAGRDAPLDVYGPIGTKRVVDGFDEAYSQDADYRTLHHDEQHMPRAAAPALAHEIPLGEAADADAVVFERNGLKVTMFRVLHDPVKPAVGYRFDYKGNVVVISGDTAKSASVIEHARGADLLIHEALSREMMGRIAAIVSQHDPRLGKMANDTLGYHTSPVEAAEVARDAGVKTLVFSHVVPGPRNVIMRRMFLAGVDDVFKGEVILGEDGQRFTLPPKR; encoded by the coding sequence ATGAAACGACTCGCCCTCCTGCTGATCCTGCTCGCCGCGTCCGGCTGCGACCGCATCCTGCAGCGCCAGGTCGAGAAAGGGATCGAACGCGACACGGCGCTGCTCGAATCGCCGGACATGACGGTCATCCTCTGCGGCACCGGGTCGCCGCTCGCCGATCCGCAGCGGGCCGGGGCCTGCACGGCGGTGATCGCCGGCGGCCAGCTCGTCATGGTCGATGCCGGGCCGGGCTCGTGGGAGACGCTCGACCTCACCAAGGTGCCGACCGGCAAGCTGAGCGCCGTGCTGCTCACCCACTTCCACTCCGACCACATCGGCGATCTCGGCGAGGCGATCACCCAGAGCTGGATCGCCGGCCGCGACGCGCCGCTCGACGTCTACGGGCCGATCGGGACCAAGCGGGTCGTCGACGGCTTCGACGAGGCCTACAGCCAGGATGCGGACTACCGCACCCTGCACCACGACGAGCAGCACATGCCGCGCGCCGCGGCGCCGGCGTTGGCGCACGAGATTCCGCTCGGCGAGGCGGCGGACGCCGACGCGGTGGTGTTCGAGCGCAACGGCCTGAAGGTCACCATGTTCCGCGTGCTGCACGACCCCGTGAAGCCGGCGGTCGGCTACCGCTTCGACTACAAGGGCAACGTCGTGGTGATCAGCGGCGACACCGCGAAGAGCGCGAGCGTGATCGAGCACGCCAGGGGCGCCGATCTCCTCATCCACGAGGCGCTGAGCCGCGAGATGATGGGGCGCATCGCCGCGATCGTCTCGCAGCACGATCCCCGCCTCGGCAAGATGGCGAACGACACCCTCGGCTACCACACCAGCCCGGTCGAGGCCGCCGAAGTGGCGCGCGACGCCGGGGTGAAGACGCTGGTCTTCAGCCACGTCGTGCCCGGCCCGCGCAACGTCATCATGCGCCGCATGTTCCTCGCCGGCGTCGACGACGTCTTCAAAGGCGAGGTCATCCTCGGCGAGGACGGCCAGCGCTTCACGCTGCCGCCGAAGCGCTGA
- a CDS encoding prepilin-type N-terminal cleavage/methylation domain-containing protein produces the protein MRKLRSQGKSRAAERGLTLIELLMVVAIIGVLAAIALPQVLSYRQIAFDAQAKSDLRNAANAQEAYFLIEGDYLDCANATCASQLPDFRLSNTVSIAMTADNGAQPTFTGTAASNGGKRTFTYDSAAGGMIN, from the coding sequence GTGCGAAAGCTGCGCAGCCAGGGCAAATCGCGAGCCGCCGAGCGCGGGCTCACGCTCATCGAACTGCTGATGGTGGTGGCGATCATCGGCGTCCTGGCCGCGATCGCGCTGCCCCAGGTCCTCAGCTATCGGCAGATCGCCTTCGACGCGCAGGCGAAGTCCGACCTGCGCAACGCCGCCAACGCCCAGGAGGCGTACTTCCTCATCGAAGGCGACTACCTCGACTGCGCCAACGCCACCTGCGCCAGCCAACTGCCCGACTTCCGGCTGTCCAACACCGTGTCGATCGCCATGACGGCCGACAATGGCGCCCAGCCGACGTTCACCGGCACCGCCGCTTCGAACGGCGGCAAGCGCACCTTCACCTACGACAGCGCCGCCGGCGGCATGATCAACTGA
- a CDS encoding glutathione S-transferase, with protein sequence MDAPYTLYGMDVSYFTGKLEAYLRYKRVPYRRVEATWRILIGPLRRHTGVAKVPVVHTPEGDWLQDSTPIIDWFEARWPDGAVLPDDPLQAFCCRLLEDYADEWLWRPALHFRWSHRRDARLLGDRIAAEVLAGIPLPHALRAFNIRRRQYKVYVAGDGVTPATRAHVERVYTDTLARLEAIVGARPFLLGARPCLADFGFFASMFRHFSLDPTPARLMRDTAPAVYEWVARLWNARWDRVGAAWPAAGTLPDGWAALLRDVGEAYLPYLHANAVAWRDGRRRFDCDLQGAPYRALPAVRYRVWCRERLQDHFEALPAAAQPAVRGLLEAHGCWEPLWRDGRIASRLHDHDAPPLCRPRPDQRRWSTSPWNP encoded by the coding sequence ATGGACGCGCCCTACACCCTCTACGGCATGGATGTGTCGTACTTCACCGGCAAGCTCGAGGCCTACCTGCGCTACAAGCGCGTGCCGTATCGGCGGGTGGAGGCGACGTGGCGCATCCTCATCGGCCCGCTGCGCCGGCACACGGGCGTCGCCAAGGTGCCGGTCGTGCACACGCCGGAGGGCGACTGGCTGCAGGACTCGACGCCGATCATCGACTGGTTCGAGGCCCGCTGGCCGGACGGCGCGGTGCTCCCCGACGATCCCCTGCAGGCGTTCTGCTGCCGGCTGCTGGAGGACTATGCCGACGAGTGGCTGTGGCGGCCGGCGTTGCACTTCCGCTGGAGCCATCGGCGCGACGCGCGCCTGCTCGGCGATCGCATCGCCGCCGAGGTGCTGGCCGGCATCCCGCTGCCGCACGCCCTGCGCGCCTTCAACATCCGCCGCCGGCAGTACAAGGTGTACGTCGCCGGCGACGGCGTCACGCCCGCGACCCGCGCGCACGTCGAGCGCGTCTACACCGACACCCTGGCGCGTCTCGAGGCCATCGTCGGCGCGCGACCGTTCCTCCTCGGGGCGCGGCCGTGCCTGGCGGACTTCGGCTTCTTCGCGTCGATGTTCCGCCACTTCAGCCTCGACCCCACGCCGGCGCGGTTGATGCGCGACACCGCGCCCGCGGTCTACGAATGGGTGGCGCGACTGTGGAACGCGCGTTGGGATCGCGTCGGCGCCGCCTGGCCCGCCGCGGGCACGCTGCCGGACGGCTGGGCGGCGCTGCTGCGCGACGTGGGCGAGGCCTACCTCCCGTACCTGCACGCCAACGCCGTCGCCTGGCGCGACGGACGTCGCCGCTTCGACTGCGACCTTCAGGGCGCCCCGTATCGGGCGCTGCCGGCGGTGCGCTACCGCGTCTGGTGCCGCGAGCGGCTGCAGGACCATTTCGAGGCGCTGCCGGCGGCGGCGCAACCGGCGGTCCGCGGGCTGCTCGAGGCCCACGGCTGCTGGGAGCCGCTGTGGCGGGATGGTCGCATCGCCTCGCGCCTGCACGATCACGACGCGCCGCCGCTCTGCCGGCCGCGCCCCGACCAGCGCCGCTGGTCGACCTCGCCCTGGAACCCGTGA